CGGCTCAAAGGGCGTCCTGAGGGCCCAGCTCCCCTCGCAGGCTGGGACCTCGTACCTTCCGGGGCTTTTTAAAGTGATTAattcatttattgctttttgggtgggtcacacgtggtgacactcagggttactcctgggtcctggcggtgctcgggggaccgtatgggacacagggattgaatccgggttggccacgtgcaaggcaaacgccctacccgctgcgctacgGCTCCGGCCCCCCTTTTGGGCTGCTTGATAACGCGCCTGGACCAGGGAGACAGGCAGGAGGAAGGCGCCCGCCTCGACgcgctgacctaggtttgaatccCAACCCCGGCTACGTCTCCAGACCCCCGGGCGCGCCAACTCCCCCCCTAGGAAACCAAAccgctccttcctccctcccgctccctcTGCTTCAGGCCCGAGATGGCAGAGCGGGCGCCTGCCTTGCCAGCGGCTGAGGGGTGCCACCCACGACATTCCACAGTGTtccccaagtcctccaggagtactccctgagcactgctgtgaccCCCAGATGAAACAGAATCCAAAGTCTCTATTTCTCTCGTCCTCTGTCGTCTGGGCCGCAGTGCTCTTCGCTGATGACGCCTCCCGAGCCCGCCTCTCACTGCGTACAGCAGCCTCTGACAGTCACATGGggggccccaccccccactcctccaGTGTTCGCTTTCGGACTGTCCGGCCCTTTCCTCTCGGAACGGATCACTGCTCTGGACGCACCCCAGCTGCAAacttccctctgccctcctccagaCGGACACCTCGCACTTAGTGCTTGCTGCTGGctcccctgccccgggcctcACGCTGCCCCCCCACCACAGTCCCTCACCCTCAGGATTACCCTGACACTCGCTAGTACGTGGCCTCTGGTCCCCAGTGACCACCCGAGGGGACCGAGACTGAGCATGTACAGGAAACACGAAACACACCAGTAGCATCTGACGTTAACACTGAAGTCAGATTCTGAACACGCCACGTTCTAGAAAACGTATTAAACTGTGTGACAGGGACCAAAGgacagtatggcaggtaaggtgccttgcacacagccggccaggattgatctccagcactgcacaggggcccCCACGCACTTCtaagagccatccctgagcactgagctaggggCGAACCCTGAGCAGCTGGCTGTGGCCTCCCGACTAAGCTCACCTCGCCTTCACTTACGCGATGTGGCTAATAAGGAATGGAGGAGGGCCCAGGGAGAcaggcagggagggtgcttgcctggcgcTGCTGGCCTGGACTCAGTACCCGGCACACCACGTGGCAAACaaatgagggggaggggggaaccctCCCCCTCTGAGCTCAGGAGCTGGTCTGGGTGCAGGGACACCTGCCTCAGCCCAGTGAGCGGCTCCAGCCCCGCCGCTCATCCAAGGACCCCATTCCAGGCTCTCCCCGGATTCAGACTTGAAAATGTTCCTTACTAACGCAAGCCGCCGCCTCCTCTCACCCCTGCTACGGCACCTTCCCCAGTGACCCTCTCGACTTCCTCACACCCCACGCCTCGGCTCCTTCTCAATCTACCTTCTCGAGATCTTTCCTACCTgattactgtgtgtgtgtgtgtgtgtgtgtgtgcgcgcgccacacacatatacacacatttgctAATAAGGTTTCTACCCCTACAATCATATCATAATAAAGTTCCATTTTCTTGTTCATTAATTCTAGTGGAGTGGTAACTGTCTTAAAactcagcaattaaaaaaaaaatcatccttgtGATTCCCAACAAAAAGAACTTCACTCACTTTCACCAAATTGGCCTATACTCCCTATAATTTCATTTCAAAGGGCTAGTCATTGTAAAACCCCAAACAAATGTAAATGAATAATTTCAGAACAATGCTACCATTCACACCAGGACAGGCATTTCTTTTCCGTCACTCCACAGATAGCATTCTTTCTCCCAACTCTTCTAATGTTGAGGTTTCAATTCCATTACTTGCAGCAGAAAACTCTTATTTCGCATGAAATAAATGCTCAAATACAATCCCCAAGATGGCGTTGTCGTGTCCCACCGATCCCTCAGGCCCCAGGTCTCCCCCGCAGAGTGACTCTGTCTAACCTTTCTGCAGtcgcctctccccagcccccccactgctgtttttgtttgttttgtttttgatgtttggtttggaggccacacctggcagagctcaggggctactcctggcagtgctcagggggtcacatggggtgccggggatcaaacctggttggtgtgtgcaaggcaaatgctctacccactgtgcgaaGGTGTCAGCCCCTCCTTTGTTTCGGGAAGTGGGGGGGACCAAGACCAGCCCAGTGGACAGGACAGGTTTGGCAAGGAGGAGCGGGGAAGGTCCTTTGGACAGCCACGGGAGGAGTCCCACACACCGTCCTCCCCATGATTCTCCGGATCCTCCTCACTCTACCCCAGGAGCCCAAGCGAGCCTTTCTGCAAATCCCTTCCCAGGTGGTCAGCGTCCCCTCGCCCCCCAGACTCACTGCCTGCCGTCTCTGCCCCGAGCACACGCGCGTCTTTTGTGTCTCCCAGCATCTGCCCAGGTAACAGACATCTTGACTTCACACCCTCTCGGCAGAAACCCAGTCTCCCCTCGCTCCTGCTATGAAAAGCTCAGTGAACATTACTGGAAACTTCCCTGTCCCCAACTCGCGTTCTGACTCAGCCCCCTTAATCCTCTTTCAAAGCTCACACCCGCCTCAGCTCCAGCGGGCACCGTCCCTCTCCGTTCTGCTCGGGCTAGAGATCCCTGGTCTTCTGGAGAGCCTCCCTGCAACAGAGCTTCTCTAATTCTCAGCAGGCAGGAAGAACCTGCCCTccgctgctcagggctgactcctgcctctgtgctcagcatcACTCCCGCAGGCTCGGAACACCACCCGGGACGGTGGGGACTGAGCCCGGGCCGCCCGTGTCCAgtgatgccctaccctctgcatgTGTGCTCGGCCCCCGAGAGGCTCTCCTGCCGTAAACCGGGACACAGCTCAGTTCCTGACTCTGTCCCCTGTTCTCCGCGTGTCGCCGCCACGGCTCTGCCTGCCCCTCGCGCTTTACAGCAGTGTCTCTCTGCCGTGCAGCGAGGGTCGCGGTGAGAACAGGCACCAGCGAGGGCGGCCTCCTGGCGCTCCTGCACCTCCCCGTCAGCCCAAGTCTCAAGGTGTTGCGGCTTCCTCCGGCTCCCGCCGCGGCCTCTCCCCACTCTCCGACCTGGACACACAGCGTCCCTCCTCGGGCCGCCCTGCGAGCTGCGGCTCCTTCCTTCCCCGTCAGCCAGCAGACCTTCCTGCCCCTTCCCGCTGCTGCTCCACCGTTTCCTCTGGGCCCTCCTCAGGAGTACTCAGGCCACAGCACAGAGTCCCCCTGACCCGACGAGGACAGGAAAACGCACAGAACCAAACGGGCTGAACCCCAAGCCCCAAGTGCCCAGGGCCACGGAGGAACCGAGGAGGAGACCcctggcagccctgggggcctgggggtgccccaCAGATCCTCTGCAGAAAGGCCACAAAGCTGTCCTCCGATCTGCCCTGCTGCGGCCAAGGACAAAAGGACTCCTGGACAGTCCCCTTGTCTGGGCTGGAGGCGGCCCCGCGCCTCCCCAGCCGGCCGTGAGATCCgggaggcagaggggctgggcccgCGCAAGGCAGTGCCGGCTCCCAGCAGCCACACTTGCCCGTGGCCTACGTCGTGACAAGGGCCCCCAAACTACACACGGGCTCAGGCGGGATCCGGCCGTGCCTGGGTCTGCCCCCCATGGCCCCCTTCTTGCTTCTGGAGGTGAATGAAGTACGTGAGGGGCAGCAGACTGGAGGCCGGTGCTGTCTGACCCGTCTGCTCCTGTGGCAGGGACCACCCGAGACCCTGGCGCCTCTTAGCCCCGTCTCAGGGGCTGCAGAATCTGAGCTGAATTCCTGATTCCAGGCCTCGGGGACACACCCACCCCGGCTCAACcctcccctggggcctgggggtctgggcCGCCTGGTGGCCCTTAACCCCTCTAGTGGATCCTTCACAACTCCCCGAGCAGCCTCTAGTGCTgaagcaggtggggtggggtcacaGACCCCCACTGGCCCACATTCCCAGGGGACACTGGGGGCCGTCCCGTCCTCTTGGGGAGCCTTGGCAGCAGCCCCcactgcttgggggtggggggcagaggggactggTCGGTGTCCCCGGGAGTCCCGCCTGACAGCTCCTCGGCTCCCCGCAGAGGGGAACGAGCGGATTCCGACCCCGGGCCGGGCGGAGGGCTCCGGGGCTCGGGCAGGAAGCGGCCCTGCGGTCTCGGCCCGGGCTTCGGGCGCTCGGGGGACGGGGCGGGACGGGGCCCTCCCAGGGTGGAcgggctggcgggggcggggggtgccggCCCGCAAgtcggggccgggggcgcgggcggcgcggcgcgcggcgggccgggcgggcgggacgcgccccccgcgcggcgcccggcccggcccggcactTACCCGGCAGACTTGGGAAAGTCTCGaagtgcggcggcggcggcggcggcggcggcggcggcggcggcggtggagGCGGCGGCTCGGCCACTTTCTCGCGGGCGGGCAGCAGCTCGTCGGCGTCCAGCGCGCCCTCGGGGCGGCGGCCGCCCGGCTCCGCGCCGCTCCgggacgcggcggcggcggcggcggcggcggcggcggcggccagctCGGGCGGCCCGTAGAAGGCGTCGGGCGGCTCGGCGAAGCTGGGCAGCGCGGTGGTCAGCGCCACCATGGAGGGCACGGCCTGGCCCAGGCCGGCGCAGAAGGTGTTGGTGAGGCGGCCGGCGAAGGAGGCGAGCGGGGCGAGCGGCGGGAGGCCGGCGGGCAGCGGCGCGGGCGCCAGCGCCTGCGGCAGCACGAGGGGCCGGTAGGGCATGAACATGGGGTAGCCGGTGTAGAGCAAGTGGccggcgcgcggcggcggcggcccgatCAGGGAGTCGATGGAGAAGGCGGCGCCCGGGCCCCCCGCGCCGCTGccccccgggccgccgccgccgccgccgccgccgcgctgcATGGCCGTGCGCCCCGCGCCGCGCAGGGCTGCTCCGGGCTCCCGGGCCGctggcggcggggcgcgggctcgGCGCAGTGTGCTCGGGCGCCGCGCTCCCCCGCGCTCAtaaggagggagggggcgggcgggcgggctgggggtgTCGCCCTCCGGACTCATCCATCTTCCTCAAATTACGCTTCACTTCCTCcctccgcccgccgccgccgcgcccgccgcccgcgccctgcGCGGGGCCCGTTCCCAGCGGCGCGGCCGGCCCGggaccccgcccgcccccgcggcccAACCAACTATTATTAATGGAGATTGATGAGGCCGGACACGCCGCTTTGTGAAAGTTTGCGAGCACGAGGAGGCGGCGGCAGCTGCCGGGCCGGCGCCCCGCCCTCCACGCAGCCGGCCGGACCCGGCGCTCCGGGCACGGGCGCGGGCCCGCGGGCGAGCCGGGCGCCCCCGAAGGGACGGGGCCCggccagcgccgccgccgccgccccgcgcccgcgcccggcccgtcCCGAGGCGCCCCTCGGccccggggccgcgggcgggAGCCTGGCCAGGGGCGCGGGCCACGGGGTCGCCGGGGGGCGCTTTCCCGCCTCGGCTCCGGGCGCGTGTgcgcacccctcccctgccctcccttcccgtGGCATCGCGCCCCTGCTGCTGGCTTCTGacccctgggctgggggtggcccccgcGGCGGCCTCGCTAGCCCCGTACTCACCTGGCCCCGCCACCGctcccaccctcttcctcctcGCCCGCGTCCCGGCCCCTCCGGCGCGTCCCCAGCCATTCCCTGTCCCGGCCCGTCTTActccgtgttttttttttttttttcctttctcatggctctatctctgtctctgtctgtctgtctgtctcgcttccctccctcactccctctcctctcctgctaTTAATTTCCCTGATTGGCTCCCCGGCTCCAGCTCTGCTGATGAGCCCTATTCATTCCCGGCCTGACACTCTCGACCTGCCCTGGCTGATTGCTAGGGGCTGGCCCCAGGAGCACTGATGAGCCCCGAGGGTCAGCAGCGCTAATTATCCGCTAATTGCGGATGACTCTGCTGCTTCCCGGCCGCAGCCGCGCGCGCCTTTTACCCTCCCCCTCGGGCTGCTTCCCCCGCGCCGGCGGCAGCGGCAGAGGCAGAAGTCAGGGGCACTTGCACTAGCTGGGAGCCTTGGGCGGTGGGCAGGAAGGACTCGGGAGGAGTGGCCGCCGCGCGGGCGGGGAGGCGCGAGCCCGGCCAGCGCACCCGAGGGCCGGCTAGTCCCGAGGCTTGCGGaccagggaaggggaggggagggcaggctgATCAAAGCCCAGATGTAGCAGAATCCGGTGAGGTGGGAAGCCGAGCCTAGATGGACGGAAGGACAGCAGAGCCAGGGCCGGGCGCCCCCGGGCCCCCACGGTGGGCCAGGAGGAAACTCGCATCGCAGGGGGCTTGTGCGGGCGGGGAGCGTGTTAGCCCGACCAGCACTGGGGAGTCTGAGTCTGAGGCTGCTCTggccagagggggaggggagcagagggtggCTCCCAGTAGGGTGCTCCCGCTGGTGCCGGCCGGCAGGAGTCAAAAAGGAGGAGAGTGAGTCTCCCACGGAGTCCCGCTCCGGCTCCGGCTCTGAAACCCAGCGAGACTGTTTCTGCGGTGCCAAGGGCCCAACCCAGGCCTGCCAGAGGCAAGGCAGGTCTCTGGGGAACACGGCCCCAGCCGCCCACAGTGCTCCCGAACGCAAGACTCGTTGGGAAGAGGCTACTACTGAGAAAAAGGCCTGAACTTGGGCCTCGTGACCCCAACCCAGCACCAGGGTACTAAGCCGGGGCTGGGCATGTGCCCCGGAGGTAGCGCTCTCGCCACAGGCGTGAGGTCCTAGCCTGAGCTCTTGGACTGACTTAAAAGAAGAAAGTACTCAGAATTCTTGTACACCTTTCTACAGATACTCTCCAAACGAggctttttgttttctctggcAACACCTGGTCGTGCCaatgggccactcctggcttggttCTGGGTCACTCCCGGGAGTACCTGGGGGGAACGTGAGGTACCGGGGTAGAACTCAGGACGTTTGAAcccttggagccatctctctGGGCTACAGAACAATCCTTTGTTAAATTAATCAGACACTTCATAATATCAACATGGACGGCTTTGCGCGAGCCgtcaggccggagcgataggacaggcCATCCTGTGCTGACCCCTGACACTGCCCCTAAGCCCCCTCGGGAGTTACCCAAGGGCACAGCCCAGGGGGCTCAAGTAACAAACAGCCAGGACAAAGTGAGAGATCAGGACTCCATTTACGGCTTCGCAGCGTCGGGTACAGAGTAGGGGCAGACGGACTCGAGGCATCTGACAGATGAAAGAAACTTGGAGCAACAGTCATGGAAATTAAAGCAGTAACAGTAAAGGCACGAATCAAACAAGGCGCAGGAAGAGTCCTTTTAAAAAGCAGGGCAGAGCGAGAGGTGActgaggcatctgccttgcacagggcttgacccggtttgatccctggcactgccagcagtgatcccccaagcaccaccagccgCGTTCCCCCACAACTCTGAAAGCAACTGCATGAATTTTCTTGCATTGATAATAAAATCACATCGAACAAAATTTGAAAGCCACAGAAAGATAAACGTCAAAACCTCCTCGTCTCACCACCCCTTCTCAGTAAAAAGCCACTTTAATAAACTGCCTGTCACTTTGACGGGACGGAATAGATCATACTTGTCTAGGACTCAGGGTTAAAGACCCTCTAGATGTGTGGCACCTAGCTCGTGCCAAGCACTCATTGCCCAGGACCACATGCATGCAGTAAGGTGCAATTCTCTGCTTAAACCGGCACAAAGGAGAGAGGCTTAAAGCCTGTTGCCAGCACTCCCAGAGGCTAACCACCTTAGCAAGGTGGCTAGAGTCCCAGGGACTTGGTATCTACCTGCGTGTGCTATTTTTGTGAAATACTATATTTCATAATCCACTTATATCCTCTGTTTCCATGCCAGGCTGGGGTCATGAAGTGGGACTTCCTCATCGCCCTTCATATTCAGTGGCTGCGCTAGAATAAAGCCCGGACAACGGAGTTGCAAGTGAAGCAGCCCAGGCCCTTTGCCCGTGCCCCCTCAACTGCGGGGCGGTGGCCGCAGGGCCCGTGAGAGAAGCGTGGCCTGGAGTTCCGTtcctgctgtgtgtgacccttcACTGGGTCCTGGGGCCGTGGCCTCTTCTGCGTAGAAGTCCTCCATCTGTGGGAGGTGGCACTCCATCTCCACTCTGCCTCTTTGAAAAGCAGGTCCCGGGCTCGAGGGGGCGTGAGGCAAGACCTCTCATCGTGACACGCAGTGGACAGAGCGGGGCGGGAGCCCCTGAGTCAGAGGCTCCGTCTGGGAGAGGGCCGCCTCCTCTCCCATCAGGACCACGGACAGAAGCAGCCGCTCTCGGGCGGCACCACAGCAACCTGCTAAGGCGGAATCGAGGCGGCCCCGCCGTGGGCAGGAGCCTCTCCCTGCGGGGAAACAGTCCCGGAAGTGCTGCTGGGCTTGTCCACGTGCTCTGACTGCCCCCCTCTTCCCGGGGGATCTTTGGGGGAGGTGCTCGCGCTGAGCCCACCCTCGCTGCCTGTGTCTGTGCGGGACAGCCTCCCCTTCGCAGACTGCGCCCAACATCTaagatgcttaaaaaaaaaaaagccaaagcgTGCTAAAGTCGCAGCCAAAGACGTGTGCGGCCGGGCGCCTCCCTCGTGCGCGGGAGAGGCCGCTCGCAGTGGGCAGCGTGGGACCGTGTCCGCGGGCCCCCTCTGGCGGCAGCCGCGCGCAACCGCGTCTCTGCGAGAGAGGCGCGGCGTGATGCAGCGACCCCTGGCGTCAGCCTCGGAGACGCGCCGGCGGCCGAGGAGCAGGTGGGCCTCGGGGCGTGAGAGCGCAGGGGGCCGCTGGGTACTCTGCAGTGAGCCTACAGGTTGCACCGGCAGCTTGGACAGGCGGCTGCAGGCCTTCCGCGCATGCGTCTGGGCCCCACGCGTGTTCGCCGCGTGCCCGTCCTTGCACCCTGTGCACCCGGGGTGGAGACTGTCTAccgcgtgtgtgcgcgcacgcgttCCACGCGGGTGGGCCGGTGGTGGGGAGGTCTGCGCCTCCAATGCAGGGCGGAGTCCTCACGCAGGCGTGAAATTGGTTTGGAGCAAACACATTACGAAAAGCAATTACCGGGGAGAGGTTCTGGGCCCGCGGGACCGGCagcaggaggctggggaggaAGCTCCCTGGCTTGCACGCGCGTGTGGATATCTAACCCCAGAACAAACCGGACCCCCCGGCTCTGGGGCACGAAGGGGACGGCCGCAGCCTCCCCTGTGACCACTCCGAGGCCCTCTCCCCCTCGCCCCGGGAGGACCCGAGCTCTCCAGCCTCGTGGTCAGGGCACCCCGCTTCTCCCCGCCAGGAGAGGCGCGCGTCTTCGAGAGCCCAAGGCTGCCACTAACCCTGCTCGGGCTCCGCGCCCGCCCCCACGTCCCCAGCGCGCCCGCGCGGCCTCTGGGTGGATTCTCCCACTCAGACGAGACGGACTCACCAAAGGCAGAAACGGTCTCATTCCTAGCCCTCGTTTGTTTCTGATCTGGGCTACACCCAACGGTGCTGGGGTATGCTCGcgcctctgcactcagcgatcgctcctggcaggcttgggggcctctgcggggtgccggggatcaaaccgcgtccgccgcgtgcaaggcgagcgctcACTTGCCGTATCATGGCTCGGGCCCTCACTGCCCGCTCTGAGTCTGGCCTGGAAACTGGGGCTTGGGAAGCACGAAGCCACACACGCAGGAACGCTCACACGGGCGGTGGGAGGGACACCTCAGATCCCTGCatcccaagtgctgccaggagtgacccccaagcactgagccaggagtaagccctgagcaccgcggggtgtggcccccaaacaaaaacccagaatgCCAGGCAGAATTTGCTCAGGAAAGGCAGCCCCGAGAGCCGGGGCGCTTCAAGCCTGCATGTGCAGCCCCCAACCTGCCTTCCCCGGAATTCCAGTCACGGGTCCGAGGGAGCCTGCAACACGTCTGGGAGGTCCCAGGCCGATGCCCCACCAGCAGCGCAGTCTCCGGCTGGGGCGTCAGCCCGCACGCAGGCGCCTGAGATCCTTCCCTACAGCCCTGCCAGCCCCCGAGCCTCCCACCCGACGCCCACCTGGTTCCCAGGCTTCCGGGGGGCTCCAGACCCCCTCAAAGAGGAGGCTGGCCTGCCGCCCCCTGGCAGCCCGCCAGCTCGCGCACACATcgcggggccaggccaggcccccagcccccctccgccTGCGGGGAGTACgggggcgccccccccccgcggccTGGGATCAAGAGACGGCGCAAGGGTATGGAGGGGGCCCGAGTGGCCTTGAGTTCAACTCCCCCTGCCCCGCGTCCACACGCACCCGcagcccctcgccccccccccgccacgccAGCATTTCCCGCCGCACCGCGCAGCCACAACGGGGTGCGACACCCCGTCCCAGCAGTGCGACTGCAAAGTGCGAGCCCCTGCGGGCGGCGCGTGACCAGAGGAGTGGCACCCAGGCCGGAGCGCGGCCCCGTGCGCGGCCCCGAGTGCGATACCCGATACCGTGCCTGGAGCCCCGCGCGCGGCCCCGTGCCCAGACCCGAGCGCGGCCCCGAGCGCGGCCCCGTGCCCAGACCCGAGCGCGGCCCTGAGGGCGGCCCGTGCCCAGACCCGAGCGCGGGCCCAAGCGCGGCCCCGAGCCCAGACCCGAGCGCGGCCCCGAGCGCGGCCCCGAGCGCGGCCCCGAGCCCAGACCCGAGCGCGGCCCCGAGCCCAGACCCGAGCGCGGCCCCGAGCCCAGACCCGAGCGCGGCCCCGTGCCCAGACCCAAGCGCGGCCCCGAGCGCGGCCCCGTGCCCAGACCTAAGCGCGGCCCCGAGCCCAGACCCGAGCGCGGCCCCGAGCCCAGACCCGAGCGCGGCCCCGTCTCCTCATCACCACGCGGGAGGCGCGCGGCCAGGAGGCACTCGCGTGACGGTGCGGGCTGCTGAGTGACGGGTCGCGGGCTCGCGCGGGGCGCCCCGCACCTCCCGGCCCTCCCCCCGACGCCCACTCTTCCCGGGACTTTCCTGTCAGTCGAGGCCGGCGGGCCCAGCGCGAACCCTCCCGCCGCGCTGTGCGCGCGCCGCTGCGTCTCTGGCCGCCCAACAGTCGCGCCGGCCAGGCCAAGgccgggggtggggcgtgggggtcgCTTCACTCCGGGGTCGCCTCACGCGGACCCGCGATCCCCTCAGGTCTCGCGccctctggccccgccccacgCGAGGCCCCGCCCAATACTTGAGCCCTTTGACCCCGCCCAACACGTGGGGCTTGTCTGGCCCCGCCCCAAaaacaggccccgcccccacatgTGAGCTCTCCAGCTCCGCCCCGATGTTAGGCCCCGCCCCCAACGGTGAGCCTTCTCACCCCTACCCCGCCGCTAGGCCCCGCCCCAACGTCTGAAGCCACCAAGGCCCCGCCCCTATGCTCGCGCGCTcacggccccgcccccagactGCTCGGGCCAGCAGTTGGCGGGAAAGTAGTGACTTCTGCGCGTGCACACCCGGCGTCCTGGGAAATCTGGCCGGGCGCGCTAGACGTCACCGTCACAGTGCACCTGATGGCTGCGCTGACGCCCCCGGCAGCCCCACCTCCTGGATTTGTAGGTGTGTTCCTTTGCTGCAGGGGTATTTGAtgagtttttgttctttctgatactgcaaaaaaaaccctattttttCACGGGTCAGCCCAGAAAGATGTAGAGACTTGTACAATCCACAAACTAATGGCAGACTAGACTAGACCCCAGGCTTGGACTTGGCTCCACTCCTAGACAGAGCTAAAGCAAGGAGACGCAGAGGAGGGAGGAATCGGGTGTAGCCGGGCAATACGGGGGGCTGATTTGGGTTTTTCTGAGCCTGGGTCATTCGCCTGGAGCCATGGTGACCCTTTTGCCGGACCCCGGTGGGTGCACGCTTTCTCCGCTTGCCTGCCCTCTTCTGCCCTCCTGACATCAACTGTCTGCCCTGCCTCGCCGTCGGTCACGCCTCACCGCTGCAGCAGCTCTGCACAAGCCAGGGTCCTCCCAGGCCTGTGCTCGGCCTCTGGCCGGACCCCTCTTCTGACACACCTTTACCTGCAGCGCACCACGTGGGACACAGTGGCAGGCGTGCCTGGGCGTCACACACCCACACCTGTCTGGGGGGATGGAGACCGCACCCAAGTCAGGCCTTACTCaggctcagggcctactcctgattctgcacttggggatcgaacctgagtcggctgcctGCCTGCCATCCTGCCTCTGGCCCCGTGGGGCTGCCCTTTGTTGGTGCCCAAAGGACACGGAGCAGGCCTGGGGGAGCCTGTCACCCCACCCCAGTGCCCTGAAGGGAGCAGCACAGAGGAACTAGCCCCCAGGAATTCAGGCCTGCAGATTTTAATACACTGGGGGGGCCTTGGGAGACCCCCACCAGTGCCCCCTTTCCCAGAGTTCCAGCTGCACCTCACGAGACAGCACCTGGTGGGAGTCCACATCTGACAGTGCAGAGCCCCCCCGTAGGGGAACGCCCTGGCCGAGGGCAGCGCTGGGCCCGCGGGTGGGAGCAGCAGGATGGCACCGCCGGTGCCCCGGTGCTTCCAGGCTGGCCAAACTCCTCAGACATCCAGGCGCGGGGTTGGCGCGCGGCGAGGGGCAGGAGTCTGGGGCCGGCACGCGCCTAGTACAGCAGATCCTCGAAGTCCAGCTGCAGGTAGCGGAGCAGGGGGGGCGGCAGCgggaggcggggcagggctgagggcaggcgGGCGGCCAGGTGGGCACGCAGGGCGCAGCGGCTCAGGTGCTTCAGGGAGCGCGGCTGCCGCACCAGCGCGAAGAGGGAGCTGTAGAACCGCCGGTGCCGCTGCGGGAGCAGAGCGCGGCTCAGCGGCCGAACCGGCACCCG
The nucleotide sequence above comes from Sorex araneus isolate mSorAra2 chromosome 1, mSorAra2.pri, whole genome shotgun sequence. Encoded proteins:
- the GBX1 gene encoding homeobox protein GBX-1; this encodes MQRGGGGGGGGPGGSGAGGPGAAFSIDSLIGPPPPRAGHLLYTGYPMFMPYRPLVLPQALAPAPLPAGLPPLAPLASFAGRLTNTFCAGLGQAVPSMVALTTALPSFAEPPDAFYGPPELAAAAAAAAAAAASRSGAEPGGRRPEGALDADELLPAREKVAEPPPPPPPPPPPPPPPPPHFETFPSLPAEGKMYSSDEEKPEAPAGDPSSEPEEGSGESEDDGAFLDGSAGAPGAPLLGPKPKLKGGLGPGAEEGPAGAAGVPAPGGKSRRRRTAFTSEQLLELEKEFHCKKYLSLTERSQIAHALKLSEVQVKIWFQNRRAKWKRIKAGNVSSRSGEPVRNPKIVVPIPVHVNRFAVRSQHQQLEQGARP